In Hermetia illucens chromosome 1, iHerIll2.2.curated.20191125, whole genome shotgun sequence, one genomic interval encodes:
- the LOC119646992 gene encoding proteasome inhibitor PI31 subunit isoform X2 has protein sequence MSSTYDYYGWDLLYKSVCSTLENESEIILVLAHWFLTKNALFRCIGVGQDKTLGPDDVGSELLPEGWNASNNKYALRYRYGDDVYILLGVKTGNNFVLNLLDSKSRNVSNLSICPTNVVKESMGPLPVMIPTVNLILDRMKRELLDPVFSGSKKEMETQTEAARARSRSPPVPTILPEARFPPDPLAIPRSMSDNTTRRDPLRDVGRGDLDPLGRGGGGMIFTPPGMPFGPPGGGFNPALRRPPGARFDPFGPPDPDRPFGRNPNPNPDVFRPPPDYDDMYM, from the exons ATGTCCTCAACCTACGACTACTATGGATGGGATCTGCTTTACAAAAGTGTCTGCTCCACACTCGAGAACGAATCCGAAATTATATTGGTCCTGGCCCACTGGTTTCTAACCAAGAATGCATTGTTCCGGTGCAtcggcgtaggccaagac AAAACACTGGGACCTGATGATGTCGGCTCAGAGCTGCTGCCGGAGGGCTGGAACGCCTCCAATAACAAATACGCCCTTCGATATCGGTACGGGGACGATGTCTACATTTTGCTAGGAGTCAAGACTGGAAACAATTTCGTTCTAAATTTGCTG GACTCGAAATCACGGAATGTATCGAATCTCTCCATCTGTCCAACGAATGTGGTTAAGGAGAGCATGGGCCCTCTTCCCGTAATGATACCGACCGTAAATTTGATTTTGGATCGCATGAAGCGGGAGTTGCTGGATCCG GTCTTCAGCGGCTCGAAAAAGGAAATGGAGACGCAAACTGAGGCGGCGAGAGCTCGATCACGTTCACCTCCTGTACCGACTATTTTGCCTGAAGCTAGGTTCCCGCCGGATCCGTTGGCTATCCCAAGGTCAATGTCGGATAACAC CACTAGGCGAGATCCCCTTCGAGATGTTGGTCGCGGCGATCTCGATCCTTTAGGTCGTGGAGGTGGTGGTATGATCTTTACCCCGCCCGGGATGCCATTCGGACCTCCTGGCGGCGGATTTAATCCAGCATTGAG GCGGCCTCCAGGCGCACGATTCGATCCATTCGGCCCACCGGACCCTGACCGTCCTTTCGGTAGGAATCCAAATCCGAATCCAGATGTTTTTCGACCACCACCCGACTATGATGACATGTACATGTAA
- the LOC119646992 gene encoding proteasome inhibitor PI31 subunit isoform X3, which produces MSSTYDYYGWDLLHKTVCSKLENEFDIILVLAHWFLTKNALFRCIGIGDDKTLGPDDVGSELLPEGWNASNNKYALRYRYGDDVYILLGVKTENNFVLNLLDSKSRNVSNLSICPTNVVKESMGPLPVMIPTVNLILDRMKRELLDPVFSGSKKEMETQTEAARARSRSPPVPTILPEARFPPDPLAIPSTRRDPLRDVGRGDLDPLGRGGGGMIFTPPGMPFGPPGGGFNPALRRPPGARFDPFGPPDPDRPFGRNPNPNPDVFRPPPDYDDMYM; this is translated from the exons ATGTCTTCAACCTACGACTACTATGGATGGGATCTGCTTCACAAAACTGTCTGCTCCAAGCTCGAGAACGAATTCGACATTATATTAGTCCTGGCCCACTGGTTTCTAACCAAGAATGCATTGTTCCGGTGCATCGGCATAGGCGACGAC AAAACACTGGGACCCGATGATGTCGGCTCAGAGCTGCTGCCGGAGGGCTGGAACGCCTCCAATAACAAATACGCCCTTCGATATCGGTACGGGGACGATGTCTACATTTTGCTAGGAGTCAAGACTGAAAATAATTTCGTTCTAAATTTGCTG GACTCGAAATCACGGAATGTATCGAATCTCTCCATCTGTCCAACGAATGTGGTTAAGGAGAGCATGGGCCCTCTTCCCGTAATGATACCGACCGTAAATTTGATTTTGGATCGCATGAAGCGGGAGTTGCTGGATCCG GTCTTCAGCGGCTCGAAAAAGGAAATGGAGACGCAAACTGAGGCGGCGAGAGCTCGATCACGTTCACCTCCTGTACCGACTATTTTGCCTGAAGCTAGGTTCCCGCCGGATCCGTTGGCTATCCCAAG CACTAGGCGAGATCCCCTTCGAGATGTTGGTCGCGGCGATCTCGATCCTTTAGGTCGTGGAGGTGGTGGTATGATCTTTACCCCGCCCGGGATGCCATTCGGACCTCCTGGCGGCGGATTTAATCCAGCATTGAG GCGGCCTCCAGGCGCACGATTCGATCCATTCGGCCCACCGGACCCTGACCGTCCTTTCGGTAGGAATCCAAATCCGAATCCAGATGTTTTTCGACCACCACCCGACTATGATGACATGTACATGTAA
- the LOC119646992 gene encoding proteasome inhibitor PI31 subunit isoform X1: MSSTYDYYGWDLLHKTVCSKLENEFDIILVLAHWFLTKNALFRCIGIGDDKTLGPDDVGSELLPEGWNASNNKYALRYRYGDDVYILLGVKTENNFVLNLLDSKSRNVSNLSICPTNVVKESMGPLPVMIPTVNLILDRMKRELLDPVFSGSKKEMETQTEAARARSRSPPVPTILPEARFPPDPLAIPRSMSDNTTRRDPLRDVGRGDLDPLGRGGGGMIFTPPGMPFGPPGGGFNPALRRPPGARFDPFGPPDPDRPFGRNPNPNPDVFRPPPDYDDMYM; the protein is encoded by the exons ATGTCTTCAACCTACGACTACTATGGATGGGATCTGCTTCACAAAACTGTCTGCTCCAAGCTCGAGAACGAATTCGACATTATATTAGTCCTGGCCCACTGGTTTCTAACCAAGAATGCATTGTTCCGGTGCATCGGCATAGGCGACGAC AAAACACTGGGACCCGATGATGTCGGCTCAGAGCTGCTGCCGGAGGGCTGGAACGCCTCCAATAACAAATACGCCCTTCGATATCGGTACGGGGACGATGTCTACATTTTGCTAGGAGTCAAGACTGAAAATAATTTCGTTCTAAATTTGCTG GACTCGAAATCACGGAATGTATCGAATCTCTCCATCTGTCCAACGAATGTGGTTAAGGAGAGCATGGGCCCTCTTCCCGTAATGATACCGACCGTAAATTTGATTTTGGATCGCATGAAGCGGGAGTTGCTGGATCCG GTCTTCAGCGGCTCGAAAAAGGAAATGGAGACGCAAACTGAGGCGGCGAGAGCTCGATCACGTTCACCTCCTGTACCGACTATTTTGCCTGAAGCTAGGTTCCCGCCGGATCCGTTGGCTATCCCAAGGTCAATGTCGGATAACAC CACTAGGCGAGATCCCCTTCGAGATGTTGGTCGCGGCGATCTCGATCCTTTAGGTCGTGGAGGTGGTGGTATGATCTTTACCCCGCCCGGGATGCCATTCGGACCTCCTGGCGGCGGATTTAATCCAGCATTGAG GCGGCCTCCAGGCGCACGATTCGATCCATTCGGCCCACCGGACCCTGACCGTCCTTTCGGTAGGAATCCAAATCCGAATCCAGATGTTTTTCGACCACCACCCGACTATGATGACATGTACATGTAA